Part of the Citrus sinensis cultivar Valencia sweet orange chromosome 2, DVS_A1.0, whole genome shotgun sequence genome, TCATCGACAACAATGACATCCGAGTCGAGGTAGATTACGCGTTTGATAGAAGGCTCAAGTATGTCAGCTAAGTAAATTCTCGCATAATTCAAGGGGCTGTCAAGAGCACGGCGGATAGAAGACGAGATCAAACCGGTGACGAATTTTTCTCGGAACAGATAAACTTGGAAGCTCAAATAAGGGAATGCAGACCGGACAGTCTGTGCCAGGTCATTTGTGTTCGCCGGACTTGACTCCGCGGCGATGAAGTGAAAGAAAACGTTTTCCGGGCAAGAAGTGTGTTTGAGAACCGAATGAACTGCAGCAATGGTGCCCCTCAAGTACTCGGGATCAAGTGTCATCGCAATGTGAACAGGCTCGCCATTTGCGGCCAGATTCGGACACTCCAGGCCGTTTCGATACACCGGCGCCTCTAGAAATTGCACGGAAGCATCGAATTTAATCCTCGGAAACGATCTGACAGCATCCACGGACAAGAACACGAGGGAACTTACGAACAAGATTAATGGGAAAACCTCTCTTGGACGAAACATTATTATCGAATGCGCAGCAAAGATCGATGTCGTTGCTGTGTCATTTGATGTTGAAAATGAGAATtcaaatagaataaataaaacacagCTGGAAACTGGAAACTGGAAAGTGGCCTGTAGCCGAACACGTTTGAATTACAGGAAGGAACGCGGATTTGACCGTCAAAATTTGGCCAGTTTTGAATTTGGAATGATGGGGTATCTTGGAACTTTCGTTTTAGATTTCACTTATTATTTAAAGGTttattgggtttttttttttaattgaattttattggcTTCGTAGAATGAATCATCTACGTGTTGAGGGGGGACTGTGACCATGTGCATCGAAtggaattaataataataataactccgtattaataataatatttattatctcACTGCATTTGCATGTGCAGTGACGGTGACACTAGCGATCGACGACAAAAATTACCCTGGATGGAGCTATTATACGTAATTACGTATGACGGTGTTCTTTTGAAGCtatacattattttctttcatttgaaaaaatggaaaaccAACTCAATTTTGCTATAACTTCttgttttcaaaaatgaaatactattttcactaaaaaaaaaaaaagagaaaaaaaaaattcaattttaccattttatttAGTAATACTCTAGAAACTTCTGCACCCCATGTTTGACTACAGATTACTTGTGACCGTGGatagataaaattatatattttagaagtttggggttttaattttactacttGCATCAAAGTTAGAGAGAAATTTAGTTTACTTTcatgaaataacaaaatacaTTGGACAGATTTTCAACATTGATGAATGTACGCAGAATCTACTCCAAATAATGGATAAACTTATGAACCCCCACCACAAGTGAATATTGAACGCCATTCCTCAAAGTTAGAAAAGAAATGTGAAATCCACCCAACTAAATATAGttctgaaaatatatatatatatatatatttaatatgcATTTAATAACGAATTGTGTGATAAGTAGTAgtaacttatttaaattatccaaTAGACAAACACCTATTTgaattatgatatatatatatataacagaTGGATTTTTCAAAGTCAATTCATTGAAATCAAAAACTCAAACCAAatctaaagcaaataaaatggGTTGGTTTAGGTTTTGGTTGCAAAATAATTAGGTTGATTGTGGGTtaaaaccaaattaatttggttttgGTTGACCTTAAAcccaaatcaaatcaaactaTGCCCTACCGCAACTTTCAAGTCTATGGTCGAACAGTGGCACACACATAATacgaaatatttaaaataagatataattgttcaaaagaaggcatttttccTTGGAGAACAATTTTACTGAGACTATTTGCAAACCATAGGGTAAGTAATCAAGAAAACAGAACTTTTCTTCATCAATAACCATAAAAGGATTTCTAGTCCATTTTCttgggggggaaaaaaagaaaaaaaaaaaagaatttatgtattaatttAGACCCTCATTATTCATACAATTATACCAAACACATATGAGTGTACAATAAACTCAACTTTGATCTCTTGATGCCTTTCTCTAATTCAGGTAGTAAGTTTTCTACCTGCAATCAAAACCAGCTCCAGCTCAAGTTGATTGACAAATTGAAATGGAAATTAGCCCTCCAATTCTTCAAAGCGTAAATCTATGTATAAaggtatgtatatatatgtgccTCTTCAGCTCACTTGCTCACCAATCAAGTCCAATCCCATGACAAGAAATGATAGCCCttgaaacaacaaaaaatagaaatgaacTCCATGTGCCGATAGCAAACTCCTTGCAGCTGCAGTGAGCAAAAGAAAAGCAAGTGCAAGTTCCTTTCTGTAGAGCCTATTTCTCTTCCTTGTAACAGGGATTTTCTCCTCCTTGAGTTTACTTAACAATTCCAAGCCAGACTCTGAATTCCTTCTGTGCAACTGCATCTTCTCTTCCCTTTCTGCGAGGGCTAGCAAATCGGATTCAGATGATCTTCCTGTCTTCTTTGTCACAACCCATTCGTACGCGCTTCCAAGCTGAAACAATCCGGAGACCATGGCATTGAATTTTGTGACTGACATTGTGTTCTCAAAGAGAAGGTAAGGTACCAAGAATGGGAAGGATTTCGGAGATGGGAGTATGTTTAAAAGTGACATGAAAATTGGTACATAACAAATCACCCAAATAGGCAATTCTGACTCTGGTATGAACATTGTCAATGGCAGTATGATGCAGAACAATGTGAATGAGTAAAATGGAAGTATAAGTTTCCTTAGAAGGAAGAAAAGGAATATCAAGTTGGCCTTCTTCAAGATTGATATCTGCAATATGCATACAGCAACACAAATCAATCAACCAATCACTCAACAAATATGGTACAAGTAGGAGTGTTGAAAACAAATGGGAAGAGCAATCAAGAACCTTGGAAGTTAAGATTGCAGGGAGGCATAAGCGAAAGAGCTGCATAGGACCCGAATGCCACCGGTGTTGCTGCTTCTTGTAAGCTTCATAGGATTCTGGCAACTCACAAAGTACTTTGACATCGTTGAGGAAGATGAACTTCCATCCATTCAAGTGTGCACGTACCGCGATATCCATGTCTTCGACTGTTGTTCTCTCTAGCCACCCTCCTGAATCTTCTAAAGCTTTGATTCTCCACACTCCCGCGGTTCCATTGAAACCGAAGAAATTGAGGAACACACCATTGACTTGCTGCTCCACCTCAAAGTGAAAGCACAAGTTGATGTTTTGGAGCCTTGTgagtaaattctcatccttGTTCACAAAAGACCACCGAGCCTGAACTAGACCAAGTTCAGGATTCCCCTGCCGTAAATCACAAGAttgattcaataaataaaataatcatcaacaaaacaaaaacattagAGAGCAAACCAACCACAATCCAATCCCATTCATCTTTTTGTACCTTGAAGTGGGGAATTGTTTGTTTGAGGAAATCAGAATTAGGCTGAAAGTCAGCATCAAATATTGCAACAAACTCATAGTCCTTGACATAGTCACAGGACATGGCTGATTTGAGATTCCCAGCTTTGTATCCGGTTCTGATTAATCGGTGTCGGTAGACTATGTTAACTCCTTTTTGACGCCAATCTGAGACTTCATCTTGGATCAATAGCTGCAAATTTCCATCATCTGAATCATCTAGGACTTGAATTAAAATCCTATCCTTAGGCCAATCTAATTGACAAGCAGCCGCAATTGACGTTTCATACACCTAAATATCATGTACCAACTAAGAATCAGATTCAAAGCAAGCAAGCAACAAACTCTTTTGGCACAAATATGAACTGTTGAGGATGTTTCAGTTACCTCTCTTTCATTGCACATAGGGATCTGGACAAGAACCATTGGGAAAGAAGCAGAATCCTCAACGTCGTAAGCTGCCCCATCAATCTTTGGCTTCAAGTTCTTGTACTTTATCCAGAAACAACCGACACATAGGATGAACCGATCGAGAGATTGAATCAAGAAAAGTACAACACAGAAGTTGGAAAGCGTTATGACCAAAGGAGCTACGTAATCAACTCTAAATGACAACCAAGCCATATAAGACCATTGCACAAGACCCTGAACCTCCCATGGCTGAATCAGATTCAAGTTCCATTTCTGGAAATAGGCAACAACCTCAATCACCAAAGCTgctattgaaataaataagaaagcTTTGATAAACCTGTACAATCTTCCTCTGCTTCTAGGcccttcttcttcatttacaTCAGACAATTCAATCCGCTTTTTTGCTGAAACAAACGTGGTCTTGAAAGCCATGGCTAGCCATGAAAGACAAGAAAAAGCTCTCTGAGCTTTCAGGAAAAGAAACCATGTGAACTGCTTGGGACTCACAGCCTTTTGTTTCTCTGGAAACAACAGTGACTCTGACTCTGAGCCATTTAGCTCCACTAAAGAGATGTTGTTAGGCTTCTCTATAGTCACCACAACTGAATTTGGAGCcattgttaaatgaaaaaatgattgaTACCCAGATCAAGatttgcaaaaaataaataaataaataaacaagcaaatgagatttatgtttttgttttcacaGCATTATAGctgagaaaaagaaagcgaGAGATGAAGATCAAGAACAGTATGCGTTGATTGGTGCACTCGAGTGAAGTAGCAATATATCAGAGGAGTGACAACTAAGCACAGCCAAATTGCAGATCAGCTGACCAAACTTTCTTTCTTATTATGTGAAATCGGAGACCGTGTATTACTGCAGTAATGCCGTAATGGTGTGGCGCgcacttaattttatttcttaatttactAAACTTCTATGAAGTTtctaatcttttttttcctttcctggagtatgattttcttttttttaatatattgacTTTCTCTGATTGCTGTCACTTGCGCGGTGCCAACACTAGATCTGATAAGTAagctctctctttcttctgcggaaaattttataaatcctagattgaaataatattcacCGGAATTAAACATTTACAGGcagataaaaaatgaattagaaaatttgtctaaaaacaatcaattccTAGGATCGCGTAAAAAaggtattaaaaattgtaaatcattaattcattgtctttattttatgtattgaaTCTGACAATTCTGAAAAGATactaatttagtaattttactAGTTGTGATTGCTATTGggaatgaaataaataaaaagattgaaGTAATTAATACTAGATTCCTGAATTGAATGGAGAAAGTCAAAAACAAGCTCATATCATATCATTGCTCTGATTTTCCCCTTACTGTGTGCCGCAGCTTGTGCATTCTTGATTAGTGCTCGtgcattaaaaatttaagaaaaattaacatgaaggaataaatatttagagtttttttttttttctttttcatcctTAGCATGCATGAGATTTCGGAAATGTAACAAGTGGAATGTGTGATGATCCGACAGTCATAATGAGTCCGATGCAGTGGCACATCAAAAGCTAAAAGGAAACTGTTGCTTTTATTATGAATATGAAAACACCATTATTGTTTTCACAAGAATCGGAGTGTGGAAACTCAGGATCTCGTGAGTCGTGACTCactttaaaaaagtaataataatcataataatagaAACTCTATGAGTGTTTCAAACTTGGGCAGATAGAAGCTTAATCCACTCTTTTTTATGTGGATTTCAACTCCCTCTTATAATTTTGACGGAAGACTTAATCCCACTTGTGACAATTTTTAgcaaatttttcattcattttgtAGTAAATTAgagtataattttatcaaatttcaaagttGATTTTTACTCTAACTCATTGCAGATTAAGGGCTCACATTGTTTTTGGGAGATTTTAAAacgttaaaaattaattccgatatttggtaaattttttttgaaaattacttttgacaaaattatctATCTTacagaaattttaaaaagtaggTATGGAAtagctttttaaattttaattttgagaattattttataattaatataattttatatatatcttcatatatattataaaaatttaaaattatccttatcaattaagaaacaaaatcttcatttttaaagagatgatgatgattattattattattaccaattgtattgagataattaaataaaaataaaattaataatataaaatatttttattatttattatatatacataataaaaatattttatatacatataaatgttttaattaaatgtttaaataaattttattcaacattatgtTCAATTT contains:
- the LOC102612425 gene encoding probable galacturonosyltransferase-like 10, with the protein product MFRPREVFPLILFVSSLVFLSVDAVRSFPRIKFDASVQFLEAPVYRNGLECPNLAANGEPVHIAMTLDPEYLRGTIAAVHSVLKHTSCPENVFFHFIAAESSPANTNDLAQTVRSAFPYLSFQVYLFREKFVTGLISSSIRRALDSPLNYARIYLADILEPSIKRVIYLDSDVIVVDDIQKLWRIPLSGGRTIGAPEYCHANFTKYFSDEFWFDREFSRVFEGKRPCYFNTGVMVMDLVRWREGDYMRKIEKWMRIQKERRIYELGSLPPFLLVFGGDVEAIDHRWNQHGLGGHNVENSCRNLHAGPVSLMHWSGKGKPWVRLDAKKPCPVDYLWAPYDLYNSHTHSQY
- the LOC102612123 gene encoding xyloglucan glycosyltransferase 4 translates to MAPNSVVVTIEKPNNISLVELNGSESESLLFPEKQKAVSPKQFTWFLFLKAQRAFSCLSWLAMAFKTTFVSAKKRIELSDVNEEEGPRSRGRLYRFIKAFLFISIAALVIEVVAYFQKWNLNLIQPWEVQGLVQWSYMAWLSFRVDYVAPLVITLSNFCVVLFLIQSLDRFILCVGCFWIKYKNLKPKIDGAAYDVEDSASFPMVLVQIPMCNEREVYETSIAAACQLDWPKDRILIQVLDDSDDGNLQLLIQDEVSDWRQKGVNIVYRHRLIRTGYKAGNLKSAMSCDYVKDYEFVAIFDADFQPNSDFLKQTIPHFKGNPELGLVQARWSFVNKDENLLTRLQNINLCFHFEVEQQVNGVFLNFFGFNGTAGVWRIKALEDSGGWLERTTVEDMDIAVRAHLNGWKFIFLNDVKVLCELPESYEAYKKQQHRWHSGPMQLFRLCLPAILTSKISILKKANLIFLFFLLRKLILPFYSFTLFCIILPLTMFIPESELPIWVICYVPIFMSLLNILPSPKSFPFLVPYLLFENTMSVTKFNAMVSGLFQLGSAYEWVVTKKTGRSSESDLLALAEREEKMQLHRRNSESGLELLSKLKEEKIPVTRKRNRLYRKELALAFLLLTAAARSLLSAHGVHFYFLLFQGLSFLVMGLDLIGEQVS